A DNA window from Amycolatopsis sp. DSM 110486 contains the following coding sequences:
- a CDS encoding carboxyl transferase domain-containing protein gives MRPSAREVIAQVSTGFTELSDVDSSVDDPLGWPGYREAYAAAAARTGETESVVVGEALVGATPAVLVVWEFGFLGGSIGRRTGDRVEAAFSCARSRRLPVVALIATGGSRMQHGMRALSQLQRIARASAAARADGVAQISVLRDPTTGGGWATLGASADVVLGLPLAQVGFAGSRVRPATSPSEAYTVEAKYEWGQVDQLVSPSSLASVLERWLVLLTSRSSTAAPPPGALRSVPLPSTGWDAVRAARSSRRPRAASYVDAYFDWHETLRGDRTGAVDDGVLCGFGLREGRAVAFAAQCGTATRPAGFRTAARLVRLASRLGIPVLTLVDTPGAANDADAEEGGAGPAIASLFEAIATAAVPITTLVIGEGGSGGALAFAAPDNTWIAPDAYFSVTSPEAAAAILKRPMTEIPATADQLRLRPQDLVELGLARGIVEA, from the coding sequence GTGAGGCCCTCGGCCCGTGAGGTCATCGCGCAGGTGTCGACGGGGTTCACCGAGCTGTCCGATGTGGACAGTAGTGTGGACGACCCTCTCGGCTGGCCCGGCTACCGCGAGGCCTACGCGGCGGCCGCGGCGCGGACGGGCGAGACGGAGTCCGTGGTCGTCGGCGAGGCGCTGGTGGGTGCGACGCCCGCGGTGCTGGTGGTGTGGGAGTTCGGGTTCCTCGGCGGGTCGATCGGGCGACGGACCGGTGACCGCGTGGAGGCCGCGTTTTCCTGCGCGCGGTCGCGTCGTCTGCCAGTGGTGGCGTTGATCGCGACCGGTGGCTCGCGAATGCAGCACGGCATGCGCGCGTTGTCCCAGCTGCAGCGGATCGCGCGCGCTTCGGCGGCGGCGCGGGCGGACGGCGTCGCCCAGATCTCCGTGCTGCGCGACCCGACGACCGGCGGCGGCTGGGCGACGCTGGGTGCGAGCGCCGACGTGGTCTTGGGGCTGCCGCTGGCGCAGGTGGGGTTCGCGGGCTCGCGCGTGCGGCCGGCGACGTCGCCTTCGGAGGCTTACACGGTCGAGGCGAAGTACGAGTGGGGGCAGGTCGACCAGCTGGTGTCGCCGTCTTCGCTGGCGTCGGTGCTGGAGCGGTGGCTGGTGTTGCTGACTTCCCGTTCTTCCACGGCGGCTCCTCCCCCGGGCGCGTTGCGTTCGGTGCCGCTGCCCTCGACGGGGTGGGACGCTGTCCGCGCCGCCCGATCCTCGCGCCGCCCCCGTGCGGCTTCGTACGTGGACGCGTACTTCGACTGGCACGAAACCCTCCGCGGCGACCGCACCGGCGCGGTCGACGACGGCGTCCTCTGCGGCTTCGGCCTGCGCGAGGGCCGTGCGGTGGCCTTCGCCGCGCAATGCGGCACCGCCACTCGTCCGGCGGGCTTCCGCACGGCCGCCCGCCTCGTCCGGCTGGCTTCGCGGCTCGGCATTCCCGTGCTGACGCTCGTCGACACCCCGGGCGCCGCCAACGACGCCGACGCCGAAGAGGGCGGCGCCGGCCCCGCCATCGCGTCGCTGTTCGAGGCGATCGCCACCGCGGCCGTCCCGATCACCACCCTGGTCATCGGCGAGGGCGGCTCCGGCGGCGCGCTGGCCTTCGCCGCGCCGGACAACACGTGGATCGCGCCGGACGCCTACTTCTCTGTCACCTCGCCCGAGGCTGCCGCCGCGATCCTCAAACGCCCGATGACCGAGATTCCGGCCACGGCCGACCAGCTGCGGTTACGGCCTCAGGACCTCGTCGAACTCGGCTTGGCGCGGGGGATCGTGGAAGCCTGA
- a CDS encoding acyl-CoA synthetase, producing the protein MPDPLFPAITDGSGKEAVRFGDQALTYAELGAVAGSLANELPTGRVAVWATPTLHTSVAVVAALLAGVPVVPLNPKIGERELTHILSDSTPALVLAEAGGELPEGLAGLERRDIPLTGSGSVPADEPDAEAPAFIVYTSGTTGPPKGVVLPRRAISATLDALEDAWEWTSDDVLVHGLPLFHVHGLILGILGPLRRGGSVRHLGRFSTEGVARELTSGATMMFGVPTMYHRIAETVANDAELASALRGARLLVSGSAALPVHDHQRITAATGQQVVERYGMTETLMNTSVRADGERKPGTVGVPLAGVELRLVDEAGREIGTAITGLDPAETVGEIQVRGSNLFTEYLNRPDATAAAFADGWFRTGDMATRDADGYVKIVGRKATDLIKSGGYKIGAGEIENALLEHPGVAEAAVTGEPDDDLGERIVAWVVPAGERPSASELADHVAKLLAPHKRPRVVRYLDALPRNDMGKILKRALG; encoded by the coding sequence GTGCCCGATCCGCTGTTCCCCGCGATCACCGACGGCTCTGGCAAGGAGGCGGTGCGCTTCGGTGACCAGGCGCTCACCTACGCCGAGCTGGGCGCGGTCGCCGGTTCCCTGGCGAACGAGCTGCCCACCGGCCGGGTCGCGGTGTGGGCGACGCCGACGCTGCACACCAGCGTCGCCGTGGTCGCCGCGCTGCTCGCGGGGGTGCCCGTGGTGCCGCTGAACCCGAAAATCGGTGAACGCGAGCTGACCCACATCTTGTCCGACAGCACGCCGGCGCTCGTGCTGGCCGAGGCCGGCGGCGAGCTGCCTGAGGGGTTGGCGGGGCTCGAGCGGCGCGACATCCCGCTCACCGGGTCGGGGTCCGTGCCCGCTGACGAGCCGGACGCCGAGGCGCCCGCGTTCATCGTCTACACCTCCGGCACCACCGGCCCGCCCAAGGGCGTGGTGCTCCCCCGCCGCGCGATCTCGGCCACACTGGACGCGCTGGAGGACGCGTGGGAATGGACCAGCGACGACGTGCTGGTGCACGGGCTGCCGCTGTTCCACGTGCACGGGTTGATCCTCGGCATCCTCGGCCCGCTGCGCCGGGGCGGCTCGGTGCGCCACCTCGGGCGGTTCTCGACCGAGGGCGTCGCCCGTGAGCTGACCAGCGGCGCGACGATGATGTTCGGCGTCCCGACGATGTACCACCGGATCGCGGAGACGGTGGCGAACGACGCCGAGCTGGCCTCGGCCCTGCGCGGCGCGCGGCTGCTGGTGTCGGGGTCGGCGGCGCTGCCCGTGCACGACCACCAGCGCATCACGGCGGCGACCGGGCAGCAGGTCGTGGAGCGCTACGGGATGACCGAGACGCTGATGAACACCAGCGTCCGCGCCGACGGCGAGCGCAAGCCGGGCACGGTCGGCGTGCCGCTGGCGGGCGTGGAGCTGCGGCTGGTCGACGAGGCGGGCAGGGAAATAGGCACAGCGATCACCGGTCTTGATCCGGCAGAGACCGTCGGCGAGATCCAGGTGCGCGGCTCGAACCTGTTCACCGAGTATCTCAACCGGCCGGACGCGACGGCTGCCGCTTTTGCGGACGGCTGGTTCCGCACCGGCGACATGGCGACGCGCGACGCCGACGGGTACGTGAAGATCGTCGGGCGCAAGGCCACCGACCTGATCAAGAGCGGTGGGTACAAGATCGGCGCCGGCGAGATCGAGAACGCGCTGCTGGAGCACCCGGGCGTCGCCGAGGCGGCCGTGACAGGTGAGCCGGACGACGATCTCGGTGAGCGCATCGTGGCGTGGGTGGTGCCCGCGGGTGAGCGGCCGTCGGCTTCGGAGCTGGCTGATCACGTGGCGAAACTGCTGGCGCCGCACAAGCGGCCACGGGTCGTGCGCTACCTGGACGCGTTGCCGCGCAACGACATGGGCAAGATCCTTAAGCGAGCTCTGGGGTGA
- the tsaB gene encoding tRNA (adenosine(37)-N6)-threonylcarbamoyltransferase complex dimerization subunit type 1 TsaB codes for MLVLAIDTSTPAVTAGIVAVDESELTTRADRVTVDPRAHGELITPHALAAAEAAGVTLRDLDAIVCGVGPGPFTGLRAGMATAAAYGHALGIPVYPVGSLDAIAAEVVRTDKPFLVLTDARRREVYWAEYDAAGTRVSGPHVQRPAEVETTSRVAAGDGALQYADAIGVVPIEPRFPSPSGLVRVAREALLAGVTPEPLTPLYLRRPDAVEPTARKRVTSP; via the coding sequence GTGCTGGTACTGGCGATCGACACCTCGACCCCGGCCGTGACCGCGGGCATCGTCGCCGTGGACGAGTCGGAACTGACCACCCGGGCCGACCGCGTCACGGTCGACCCGCGAGCCCACGGCGAGCTCATCACGCCCCACGCCCTCGCGGCGGCCGAGGCAGCGGGGGTGACCCTGCGCGACCTCGACGCGATCGTGTGCGGCGTCGGCCCCGGCCCGTTCACGGGCCTGCGCGCCGGCATGGCCACGGCCGCGGCGTACGGCCACGCGCTCGGCATCCCCGTCTACCCGGTCGGCAGCCTCGACGCGATCGCCGCCGAGGTGGTGCGCACGGACAAGCCGTTCCTCGTGCTCACCGACGCCCGCCGGCGCGAGGTGTACTGGGCCGAGTACGACGCGGCCGGCACGCGCGTGAGCGGTCCCCACGTGCAGCGGCCCGCCGAGGTCGAGACCACTTCGCGCGTCGCCGCGGGCGACGGTGCGCTGCAGTACGCCGACGCGATCGGCGTCGTGCCCATCGAGCCGCGGTTCCCGTCGCCGTCCGGGCTGGTCCGCGTCGCCCGCGAAGCCCTGCTCGCCGGCGTGACGCCCGAGCCGCTGACGCCGCTGTACCTGCGCCGCCCCGACGCTGTCGAGCCGACGGCCCGCAAGCGGGTGACCTCGCCGTGA
- the rimI gene encoding ribosomal protein S18-alanine N-acetyltransferase codes for MKLDGLRRSDLKRCAEIEQVLFPGDDPWSARAFHSELDQGHFYLAARTDDGTELLGYGGLAVVGRRGEYEAEIHTIGVVPEAQGQGIGKALLRALLDRADEASAPVFLEVRTDNDTAVGLYERHGFEKLGIRKRYYQPSGADAFTMARPARTPARDEVAG; via the coding sequence GTGAAGCTCGACGGCCTGCGCCGCAGCGACCTGAAGCGCTGCGCGGAGATCGAGCAGGTGCTCTTCCCCGGCGACGACCCGTGGAGCGCCCGCGCGTTCCACTCCGAGCTCGACCAGGGCCACTTCTACTTGGCCGCGCGCACCGACGACGGCACCGAGCTGCTCGGCTACGGTGGCCTCGCCGTGGTCGGCCGCCGCGGCGAGTACGAGGCGGAGATCCACACCATCGGTGTGGTGCCCGAGGCGCAGGGCCAGGGCATCGGCAAGGCCCTGCTGCGCGCCCTGCTGGACCGCGCCGACGAGGCGTCGGCGCCCGTGTTCCTCGAGGTGCGCACCGACAACGACACGGCCGTCGGCCTCTACGAACGGCACGGTTTCGAGAAGCTCGGCATCCGGAAGCGCTATTACCAGCCCTCCGGCGCCGACGCGTTCACCATGGCCCGCCCGGCGCGGACCCCGGCACGAGATGAGGTGGCCGGCTGA
- the tsaD gene encoding tRNA (adenosine(37)-N6)-threonylcarbamoyltransferase complex transferase subunit TsaD: MSRVIMGIESSCDETGVGLVRLHDDGAVELLADEVASSVEQHARFGGVVPEVASRAHLEAMVPTAERAFATAGLKLSDVDAIAVTAGPGLAGALLVGVSAAKAYASALDVPLYGVNHLAGHIAVDTLQHGPLPTPVLALLVSGGHTQLLRVDDIASKITEIGSTVDDAAGEAYDKVARVLDLPYPGGPPIDKAARLGNGSAIAFPRGMTGPRDAKFDFSFSGLKTAVARWVENVERDGGEVPVNDVAASFQEAVADVLTAKAVKAAREQGIGTIVISGGVAANSRLSELAAERCAAAGIELRVPRPRLCTDNGAMIAALGAHVVAAGRPTAPWEFSANPGLSVEIVSL, encoded by the coding sequence ATGTCGCGCGTCATCATGGGTATCGAGAGCTCCTGCGACGAGACCGGCGTCGGCCTCGTCCGCCTGCACGACGACGGCGCGGTGGAACTGCTCGCCGACGAGGTCGCTTCCAGCGTCGAGCAGCACGCGCGCTTCGGCGGCGTGGTACCCGAGGTCGCCAGCCGAGCGCACCTCGAAGCGATGGTGCCCACGGCCGAGCGGGCGTTCGCGACGGCCGGGCTGAAGCTGTCCGATGTGGACGCCATCGCCGTGACTGCCGGACCCGGGCTCGCCGGTGCGTTGCTGGTCGGGGTGTCGGCGGCGAAGGCCTACGCGTCGGCGCTCGACGTGCCGCTCTACGGCGTGAACCACCTGGCCGGGCACATCGCCGTGGACACGCTGCAGCACGGTCCGTTGCCCACGCCGGTGCTCGCGCTGCTGGTGTCCGGCGGGCACACGCAGCTGCTGCGCGTGGACGACATCGCGTCGAAGATCACCGAGATCGGGTCCACTGTGGACGACGCCGCCGGCGAGGCCTACGACAAGGTCGCCCGCGTGCTGGACCTGCCTTATCCGGGTGGGCCGCCGATCGACAAGGCGGCTCGGCTCGGCAACGGCTCCGCCATCGCGTTCCCGCGCGGGATGACCGGTCCGCGCGACGCGAAGTTCGACTTCTCGTTCTCCGGCTTGAAAACCGCGGTGGCGCGGTGGGTGGAGAACGTCGAACGCGACGGTGGCGAGGTACCGGTGAACGACGTTGCGGCTTCGTTCCAGGAGGCCGTGGCGGACGTGTTGACCGCGAAGGCCGTGAAGGCGGCGAGGGAACAGGGGATCGGGACCATCGTGATCTCCGGCGGCGTCGCGGCGAACTCGCGGCTGTCGGAGCTGGCGGCCGAACGCTGCGCCGCGGCGGGCATCGAGCTGCGCGTGCCGCGGCCCCGGTTGTGCACGGACAACGGCGCGATGATCGCGGCGCTGGGCGCCCACGTCGTCGCAGCCGGGCGCCCGACGGCGCCGTGGGAGTTCTCGGCCAACCCCGGGCTTTCGGTGGAGATCGTGTCACTTTAG
- the wecB gene encoding non-hydrolyzing UDP-N-acetylglucosamine 2-epimerase — protein MDVMLLAGTRPEAVKLAPLVVALEGRDGVRPVLVHSGQHQGMVEQALVPFGLGVDAWLDVPVRVSGTQAELVSGLLPALDAQLRSLMPAAVVVQGDTTTGLAGALAAFWLGIPVVHLEAGLRTNDLAAPFPEEGTRQMVARIAALHLAPTEAAAKALRVEGVAEEKIVLTGNTVVDAVLAITARDLPAHDPALALLEMEIAEAGERLVLVTSHRRESWGEPLNQTLSAVRRIVETHPDVQVLFPVHPNPAVRAQVTATLGGVERVTITEPLEYPDLVRALRLASLVLTDSGGIQEEAPTFGTPVLVLREVTERAEAVDAGCAWLVGTDPEKITGTATRLLAGHLCPAQTSNPYGDGHAAEKATIAIERLLGVKTALERPRSYCADRW, from the coding sequence GTGGACGTGATGTTGCTGGCCGGCACGCGGCCGGAGGCGGTGAAGCTGGCGCCGCTGGTTGTGGCGCTCGAGGGGCGCGACGGGGTGCGGCCCGTGTTGGTGCACAGCGGCCAGCACCAGGGGATGGTGGAGCAGGCGCTGGTGCCGTTCGGGCTGGGCGTGGACGCGTGGCTGGACGTGCCGGTGCGGGTGAGCGGGACGCAGGCGGAGCTGGTGAGCGGGCTGCTGCCGGCGTTGGACGCGCAGTTGCGGAGCCTCATGCCGGCGGCGGTGGTCGTCCAGGGGGACACGACGACGGGGCTGGCGGGGGCGCTCGCGGCGTTCTGGCTGGGGATCCCGGTGGTGCACCTGGAGGCCGGGCTGCGGACGAACGATCTCGCCGCGCCGTTCCCCGAAGAAGGCACGCGGCAGATGGTGGCGCGCATCGCGGCGTTGCACCTGGCGCCGACCGAGGCCGCGGCGAAGGCGTTGCGCGTGGAGGGCGTCGCCGAGGAGAAGATCGTGCTGACCGGGAACACGGTCGTCGACGCGGTGCTGGCGATCACGGCGCGCGACCTGCCCGCGCACGATCCGGCGCTGGCGTTGCTGGAGATGGAGATCGCGGAGGCCGGGGAACGGCTGGTGCTGGTGACGTCGCATCGCCGGGAGTCCTGGGGTGAGCCGCTGAACCAGACGCTGAGCGCCGTGCGGCGGATCGTCGAAACCCATCCGGACGTGCAGGTGTTGTTCCCCGTCCACCCCAATCCGGCGGTGCGGGCGCAGGTCACCGCGACGCTCGGCGGCGTCGAGCGCGTGACGATCACCGAGCCGCTCGAGTACCCCGACCTCGTGCGCGCGCTGCGGCTGGCGTCGCTCGTGCTCACGGATTCAGGCGGCATCCAGGAGGAGGCGCCGACGTTCGGGACGCCCGTGCTGGTGCTGCGCGAGGTCACCGAACGCGCCGAGGCCGTCGACGCCGGGTGCGCGTGGCTGGTGGGCACGGATCCCGAGAAGATCACCGGCACCGCGACCCGGCTGCTGGCCGGGCACCTGTGCCCCGCGCAGACGTCGAACCCCTACGGCGACGGCCATGCCGCCGAAAAAGCCACGATCGCGATCGAGCGCCTGCTGGGCGTCAAGACCGCGCTGGAGCGGCCCCGCTCCTACTGTGCCGATCGTTGGTAA
- a CDS encoding LPXTG cell wall anchor domain-containing protein, whose translation MYKMPGAGVGVAGGGVGTLAATGADVGWWITVGALLVVLGIVAVIAAYRRNRRLARG comes from the coding sequence ATGTACAAGATGCCAGGTGCGGGCGTCGGCGTCGCCGGTGGCGGCGTGGGCACCCTCGCCGCCACCGGCGCCGACGTCGGCTGGTGGATCACGGTCGGCGCGCTCCTCGTGGTCCTCGGGATCGTCGCGGTGATCGCCGCCTACCGCCGCAACCGGCGGCTCGCCCGCGGTTAG
- a CDS encoding choice-of-anchor P family protein, translated as MKKHLLRRGGMLAAVVASIALAGAVPASAAPGDGSAYGVNVDVKLLGASAVKLGPLAAANTDGPTSNSTVSANAAGILTAGVINTSAVRDDNSGAVTAKASTADVGLPLLKAALGNVGIKAVEAVCTATQEGVKGSSTLVGADLGSVGDIDSNPAPNTQIKVGLGPVNVATLILNEQIKNKDGSLTVNALHLKLLGGVVGALGSGDVIVSSATCGPAAPPMPLASGAGLWAGLGVLAAIAVPVGLRFTRRRSVA; from the coding sequence GTGAAGAAACACCTCTTGCGACGAGGCGGGATGCTCGCCGCTGTGGTGGCGAGCATCGCCCTCGCCGGAGCAGTTCCGGCCTCGGCGGCGCCCGGTGACGGCTCCGCCTACGGCGTGAACGTCGACGTGAAGCTGCTCGGCGCGTCCGCGGTCAAGCTCGGCCCGCTGGCGGCGGCGAACACCGACGGACCGACGAGCAACAGCACGGTCAGTGCCAACGCCGCCGGGATCCTCACCGCCGGGGTCATCAACACCTCGGCCGTCCGCGACGACAACTCGGGCGCGGTCACGGCGAAGGCGAGCACCGCCGACGTCGGGCTGCCGCTGCTGAAGGCGGCACTGGGCAACGTCGGGATCAAGGCCGTGGAGGCCGTCTGCACCGCGACCCAGGAAGGCGTCAAGGGCAGCTCCACGCTGGTCGGAGCCGATCTGGGCAGCGTCGGCGACATCGACTCGAACCCGGCGCCGAACACGCAGATCAAGGTCGGCCTCGGTCCGGTCAACGTGGCGACACTGATCCTCAACGAGCAGATCAAGAACAAGGACGGCAGCCTCACCGTCAACGCGCTGCACCTGAAGCTGCTGGGCGGCGTCGTCGGCGCCCTCGGCAGCGGCGACGTCATCGTGTCGTCGGCGACCTGCGGCCCGGCCGCTCCGCCGATGCCGCTCGCGTCGGGCGCCGGCCTGTGGGCGGGCCTCGGCGTGCTCGCGGCCATCGCCGTGCCGGTCGGCCTGCGGTTCACCCGTCGCCGCTCGGTCGCCTGA
- the xrtP gene encoding exosortase P, producing MSPVSRFPLRMAVLGVVAVGVVLVLVERSYRELEVQLAGAILRVITSSGVYVAGSRESVYFGLTGATPFGLRMTPECSSVFLLLPLLLVTAVLLYFRPQNARRLFLSLVIAAIAVILVNQLRILTIVGLVHALGTDEGYYWGHTLLGSMVSVLGGAVSLVLFVWLATRKTKAEKNQGTAA from the coding sequence GTGTCCCCCGTCTCCCGGTTTCCGCTGCGTATGGCGGTTCTCGGGGTGGTCGCGGTCGGCGTGGTCCTGGTGCTCGTGGAGCGGTCGTACCGCGAGTTGGAAGTGCAGCTCGCGGGGGCGATACTGAGGGTCATCACCTCATCGGGTGTTTATGTGGCCGGTAGCCGCGAATCTGTGTACTTCGGGTTGACCGGCGCTACTCCGTTCGGGTTGAGAATGACCCCGGAATGCTCTTCTGTATTCCTCTTGCTGCCACTTCTGCTCGTGACCGCGGTGCTCCTCTACTTCCGTCCGCAGAATGCGCGCCGACTGTTTCTCTCGCTGGTAATTGCCGCGATCGCCGTCATTCTCGTGAATCAGTTGCGCATTCTCACCATCGTCGGTCTGGTCCACGCACTGGGCACCGACGAGGGCTACTACTGGGGCCACACGCTGCTCGGCTCGATGGTCAGCGTCCTCGGCGGCGCGGTGTCGCTCGTGCTGTTCGTCTGGCTCGCGACCCGCAAGACGAAGGCGGAGAAGAACCAGGGCACGGCCGCGTGA
- a CDS encoding glycosyltransferase family 2 protein, which translates to MSVAFIVYVAMIVVPYLRRKPAPVGDPGAFAWHFFVPCRDEEAVIRETVRYLRTTFRRAHVWVVDDDSDDRTARVVRSVWRRNGGYDPNLHLVARKRPEARTGKGDALNAAYQALNEWLEPDTDRDRVVVVVVDADGRPAANCLEVCVAEHLFGDEKIGAVQLDVRMSNVRTRPPGRTWFARAFGLKLAQLQDLEFRTAIAAIQTSRGFTGTISMGGNGQFTRLAALDSIGGDEHQPWRGSLLEDFELGVHLLTAGWRTGFTPDSHVAQEGLYSLRRFLVQRTRWGQGTMQCSRYLRRIWDSPHVSTLGAAEMMYYLAQPWMQLLGSLLYPVPFILLLATTAGDPSQVWTWFTGGAWILFAIYGSFGLLPFVVWGPIYQMKCLGSKNIFRGLGMGLLYAAYIYTFYITSWRAVIRLVRGRNGWSKTRRNTEITSGVKVALDS; encoded by the coding sequence ATGAGCGTCGCGTTCATCGTCTACGTCGCGATGATCGTGGTGCCCTACCTGCGCCGCAAACCCGCCCCGGTGGGCGACCCCGGCGCGTTCGCCTGGCACTTCTTCGTGCCGTGCCGCGACGAGGAAGCCGTGATCCGCGAGACCGTGCGCTACCTGCGCACCACCTTCCGCCGTGCGCACGTGTGGGTGGTCGACGACGACTCCGACGACCGCACCGCCCGCGTCGTCCGCTCGGTCTGGCGGCGCAACGGCGGCTACGACCCCAATCTGCACCTGGTGGCGCGCAAGCGTCCCGAGGCCCGCACGGGCAAGGGCGACGCCCTCAACGCCGCTTACCAGGCCCTCAACGAATGGCTCGAGCCCGACACCGACCGAGACCGCGTGGTCGTGGTGGTCGTCGACGCCGACGGCCGCCCCGCCGCCAACTGCCTCGAAGTCTGCGTCGCCGAACACCTCTTCGGCGACGAGAAGATCGGCGCCGTGCAGCTCGACGTGCGCATGAGCAACGTCCGCACCCGCCCGCCGGGGCGCACCTGGTTCGCGCGCGCGTTCGGGCTCAAGCTGGCGCAGTTGCAGGACCTGGAGTTCCGCACGGCGATCGCCGCGATCCAAACGTCCCGCGGCTTCACCGGCACGATCTCCATGGGCGGCAACGGCCAGTTCACCCGCCTCGCCGCCCTCGACTCCATCGGCGGCGACGAGCACCAGCCCTGGCGCGGCTCTCTGCTGGAGGACTTCGAGCTCGGCGTCCACCTGCTCACGGCAGGCTGGCGCACGGGCTTCACCCCAGATTCCCATGTGGCGCAGGAAGGCCTGTACAGCCTGCGGCGTTTCCTCGTGCAGCGAACGCGCTGGGGCCAGGGCACGATGCAGTGCTCGCGGTACCTGCGCCGCATCTGGGACTCGCCGCACGTGTCCACTTTGGGCGCCGCGGAGATGATGTACTACCTGGCGCAGCCGTGGATGCAGCTGCTCGGCTCGCTGCTCTACCCGGTGCCGTTCATCCTCCTGCTGGCCACCACGGCCGGCGACCCGTCGCAGGTCTGGACCTGGTTCACCGGCGGCGCCTGGATCCTCTTCGCCATCTACGGCTCGTTCGGCCTGCTGCCGTTCGTGGTGTGGGGCCCGATCTACCAGATGAAATGCTTGGGCAGCAAGAACATCTTCCGCGGCCTCGGCATGGGCCTGCTGTACGCGGCCTACATCTACACCTTCTACATCACGTCCTGGCGCGCCGTGATCCGCCTCGTGCGCGGCCGCAACGGCTGGTCCAAGACGCGGCGCAACACCGAGATCACCAGCGGCGTGAAGGTGGCGCTGGACAGCTGA